ATCACAAAaagttaacatatatataaagacATTGACAATATATAGTGTCATTACTGTAACAACTAAAGTTTTAAAAGATTCAACTACTAAAGTTGGAGGGAGTAGAATGAATATGTAGCAGCAAGTGTCACTACGTACTTAGACCAAAAAAAGTGTCACTACGTACAATGGTACAAgggataatttaaaataaataaataaaaataaactaaatgttACATCATAAATTTTTTACACTACATATGATGGcttcttattatataactaTTCACCAAGGAGCACAATAAACAACTtattacactgatttttttttttagaagtaTGAGACAAACCTATATCCCAGTTTCTCTGTCAATTCATATTTTCTTTCCcatccaattaaaaaaaaatcgtaatcaaacataattcaaataattctaaaatatgaaaagaaaaaaaggaaagtaaAAAGATAATAGTCAccttttggggggggggggggggggggatttACGTTTTGAAATAATtgtatgtattttaattattacaagAAAACATGTCACATAGCTTCCTCGCGGATCTTGAAAGTGTCATGATCATCTTCTTCACGAATCCAACCATACTTCTCAAGAAAAGGATTCACAATAGATTTTGGAGGGTACTGATCAATGCAATGGTTCCAAACATTCCCTAAAGATTCTCCAACGTTAAGATCTCTCACAACCTCCCAAACGCAACTATTGCACTTGAAACCTGCCCCAAAGCTTATCATGAACACTCTATCTCCTCTTCTCAGCCTCTTCTTCGCTTCCATATACCCCAAAACATACCACAAGCTACTCGCTGACGTGTTCCCAAACCGATGTAGCGTCATCCTAGCCGGTTCAAGATCGTATTCGGACAAGTCAAGGCTGTAACCTATTGCGTCTATAACCGCTTTACCTCCCGTGTGAATACAGAAATGGTCAATACCGGTCTTGAAGTTAATCCCTGCCTTTGGAGCTGCCTGAGCCACTGCCGTGGAGCCTTTGCTAGGGTTTCCACGAAGCTTCTTGAGAAGAAGACTTAACACGAACCTAAAGAGCTCTGTCACGGGAAGAATCTTGGGAGTGATGACTTTGAGGTTGTCTACGAAAGCACGAGTCGCTGCTTTTGGAAGAGTCTTGTCTAAGTGGATACCGACACGGCCTAGCTCGTCTTCTTTTTGGACACAAGCGTTGTATGAATCCTCTCTGGCTCCATGGTGGGTCCGTACCAAACACTTGAGCTTAAACATGGCTCTTCCGCTCAGACAACGCTTGTTAGTCAATAGAACGGCGCAGCCACCGGAGCGGAACAAGCAGTTGGCCAAGATCATAGACCGGTTGTTTCCATTGTACCAGTTCTGACTAAGTGACTCAGAGGTTACAACAAGAGCAAGCTTGTTCTTGTACGTTTTGAAGATGTTTTTAACGATGTCTACGGAGATAACACTAGCGCTACATCCCATGGCCGTCAAGTTGAATACCTACAAATAGcactaaatcaattttttattcaaaGAATACTAcatacaagatttttttttaaatagtcattaaaggataaaaataaatataatttatatactccctctgttttttaaagatgcatTTTCTAggattttcacacttattaagaaagcatattaaaacttagttattaatgcataattttttgtaattttatattttctatatttttaaaccaataggatttcaagaaatgcaattaatgtttttgaaacacacaatttttcattattagttgacaaaatatgctttgaaaacatgaaaaatacatctttttgaaacaaattttttttctagaatatacatctttaaaaaacagagggagtatttgaTATAGATTTGGTTagtagaatttaggatttagtatttaagAATATGATTAAGGTTTAGGATTAAAGATAATTTAGTGTTTTATTGATTAGTAATAATTGGTATTTAAGAGATTTGACCTACTTTTATGTCTTCTCTCATTTTGTAGTGGTTAATGATTCTTGCAGATAACGAAGGTGTTGAGTTGAGCATCGCAACGTTGACTACGAGCACATCAATATCGCTAGGTGAGAGTTTGTTTCTCTCGAGGAGTTTCTTTATTGTGTCTATGTAAAACTCTTCCATCTCCGAGAGCGCATCTTGTTGAGTAGGACACTCTTCACGGCCTTCAAAGAAGAGCCTTGGTGCGTAGGTTTGCTCTCCGATTCCTGAACTAACGATGGCTTTGAGGAGGAACTTGTACTCGTTGAGTCGCATGTGTTTGTTCCGAAGGATGATCTCACCGCTGAATTGAGTACTCACCATACGATCATCTGAAGGTTTGTGACATTGGTAGTCCAAGATGTAGCAGTTTTGATCTCTCTTGGAGTCTATTCGTTTCCAGATCTTGAAGATGAGGTAAGaaataagaagagaagagaggacaCATAGAAGATCCATTATTCCTCTAAAaaaagtttgggtttaagaAGAAGTGATGATGATGTCTATTTAAAACTGCATGAAGATGTTGCTAAGATTGTTGTGGGATTATATAAGAGGACAAAGAAACAGAAAAAGACAGCTCTCTTTTCTGACAACTCATCATGTCCGAAAGTCAATACCATTGGTAAAAAATATCGGTGGgagttaattttaatttggaaaatttACTGACAAGCACAGAGTTACGGTAAGAAAATTGATAACAATAAGGTGGCACATTGATGCGGACGTACAAAGTGGACGAAGACTTCGCCTGTCTTGTCCACTTAAGTATTTATTACATCTCATACGTAGTAGTC
The nucleotide sequence above comes from Raphanus sativus cultivar WK10039 unplaced genomic scaffold, ASM80110v3 Scaffold0508, whole genome shotgun sequence. Encoded proteins:
- the LOC108819314 gene encoding 3-ketoacyl-CoA synthase 3, translating into MDLLCVLSSLLISYLIFKIWKRIDSKRDQNCYILDYQCHKPSDDRMVSTQFSGEIILRNKHMRLNEYKFLLKAIVSSGIGEQTYAPRLFFEGREECPTQQDALSEMEEFYIDTIKKLLERNKLSPSDIDVLVVNVAMLNSTPSLSARIINHYKMREDIKVFNLTAMGCSASVISVDIVKNIFKTYKNKLALVVTSESLSQNWYNGNNRSMILANCLFRSGGCAVLLTNKRCLSGRAMFKLKCLVRTHHGAREDSYNACVQKEDELGRVGIHLDKTLPKAATRAFVDNLKVITPKILPVTELFRFVLSLLLKKLRGNPSKGSTAVAQAAPKAGINFKTGIDHFCIHTGGKAVIDAIGYSLDLSEYDLEPARMTLHRFGNTSASSLWYVLGYMEAKKRLRRGDRVFMISFGAGFKCNSCVWEVVRDLNVGESLGNVWNHCIDQYPPKSIVNPFLEKYGWIREEDDHDTFKIREEAM